In Methyloceanibacter stevinii, the sequence CGGTCTCGAGAACAAGCGCATTCAGTTCACGCCGGACCTGATGCCGTCCGATATCGTCGGTTCCGAAGTGCTGGAAGAAGATTCCAGCGGCAAGCGCGAGTTTCGCTTCGTCAAGGGACCGATCTTCACCCAGCTTCTGATGGCCGACGAAATCAACCGCGCGAGCCCCAAGACGCAGTCGGCTCTGCTGCAGGCCATGCAGGAGCATCACGTGACCATGGCAGGCGTCCGTCATGACGTGCCGTTGCCGTTCCACGTGCTTGCGACCCAGAACCCGCTGGAGCAGGAAGGCACCTATCCGCTCCCCGAAGCCCAGCTCGACCGCTTCCTGCTGCAGATCGACGTGTCCTACCCGGATGCGGAGTCCGAGCGGCGCATGCTCTTCGCCACCACCGGCACCGAGGAGCGCAAGCTCAAGACGATCCTGTCCGCCGAAGAACTGATGGTCGCGCAGCGCCTGGTGCGCCAGCTGCCCGTGGGCGATCAGGTCGTAGACGCGATTCTGAAGCTCGTCCGCTCCGCCCGCCCCGGCACCGGGATCGACCAGACCTTGGACGAGATGATCGCCTGGGGTCCGGGGCCGCGCGCGAGCCAAGCGCTCATGCTGGCCGTCCGCGCCAAGGCCATGATGGAAGGCCGTCTGGCCCCGTCCGTGGACGACGTGATCGACCTCGCCGAACCCGTCCTGAAGCACCGCATGTCGCTGACCTTCGCCGCCCGCGCTGAAGGGATCGAGATGAGCGACATGATGGCAAGGCTCATCGAGCCGCTGAAGTAGGCCTTGCGGTGGCAAACGCACGCGCAGCGCTTCAACCGTTTCTGACGGAAGAGGCCGAAGCCCACGGGCTTGCGGCGCGCATGCCTGCGCTTCTCGTCGAGGCGCGCCGTGTCGCCCACACGGTGACGCACGGCACCCACGGCCGCCGCCAGCCTGGGCCTGGCGAGACCTTCTGGCAGTTCCGGCCTTTCGACACCAACGATTCCGTGGCGGCGATCGACTGGCGCCGTTCGGCAAGCTCCGACCGGCTGTTCGTGCGCGACGCGAATGGGAAGCGGCGCACACGGTGTGGCTCTGGCTCGACCTGTCGCCGTCCATGCGATTCCGGTCGTTCCTGTCGAAGACCTCCAAGGAGAGCCGCGCCGTCGTGCTGGCGCTCGGGCTCACCGAACTATTGGCGCGCGCCGGAGAGCGCATCGGCCTCATGGGCCCGCGCACCGTCCTCGGGCCGGTTTGCGAGCCGCAAGGTGGCGGAGGTCCTACTCAGCGAAACGGCAGACGGCAGCCTGCCACCACCCGCGCGCCTGAACCGCTTTTCCGAGTGTGTTCTGTTTTCCGATTTCCTCGAGCCGATCGACCAGATGGTCGAACGCTTCCACCAGATCGCCAGCCAAGGCGTGCGCGGCCATCTGGTTCAGATCCTCGACCCCGCCGAAGAGACCCTGCCCTATTCGGGGCGGACGGAGTTCGAAGCCTCCGAAGGCGGCGCGACCATGATCGCGGGCCGTGCCGAAGATCTTCGCGAGAAGTATCAGAAACGGATCGAGCGCCATCGCCTCGACTTGCAGGAGGTCGCCCGTCAACTCGGCTGGTCGTTCGTCGTGCACCATACCGACCGGCCCGCCGAAGAAGTGTTGCTGGCCATCCATGGTCAACTCGCAGGCCAGGATCGCGACTACCGCTATCGCGCGGCACGTGGCACGGCTGAGCCGGCGCCGGCCGCTAAGGGAGCCGGCTCATGATGACGCTCGGCCCCATCGGCTTCATGCAGCCTTGGATCCTGCTGGCCCTGGCGGCGCTGCCCGCCATCTGGTGGTTGCTGCGCTTCACGCCACCGAGCCCGAAGGTGGTCGAGTTTCCACCCACCCGCCTGCTCGCCGAGCTGAAGCCCACCGAGGAGACGCCGGCCCGTAGTCCCTGGTGGCTGACCCTGATGCGCATGCTGCTG encodes:
- a CDS encoding DUF58 domain-containing protein, coding for MANARAALQPFLTEEAEAHGLAARMPALLVEARRVAHTVTHGTHGRRQPGPGETFWQFRPFDTNDSVAAIDWRRSASSDRLFVRDANGKRRTRCGSGSTCRRPCDSGRSCRRPPRRAAPSCWRSGSPNYWRAPESASASWARAPSSGRFASRKVAEVLLSETADGSLPPPARLNRFSECVLFSDFLEPIDQMVERFHQIASQGVRGHLVQILDPAEETLPYSGRTEFEASEGGATMIAGRAEDLREKYQKRIERHRLDLQEVARQLGWSFVVHHTDRPAEEVLLAIHGQLAGQDRDYRYRAARGTAEPAPAAKGAGS
- a CDS encoding AAA family ATPase — its product is MTTLESEPQLVDRLDEIGSKIQDVREATSSVIFGQERVIDLALVTLLSGGHALLIGVPGLAKTSLVETLGAVLGLENKRIQFTPDLMPSDIVGSEVLEEDSSGKREFRFVKGPIFTQLLMADEINRASPKTQSALLQAMQEHHVTMAGVRHDVPLPFHVLATQNPLEQEGTYPLPEAQLDRFLLQIDVSYPDAESERRMLFATTGTEERKLKTILSAEELMVAQRLVRQLPVGDQVVDAILKLVRSARPGTGIDQTLDEMIAWGPGPRASQALMLAVRAKAMMEGRLAPSVDDVIDLAEPVLKHRMSLTFAARAEGIEMSDMMARLIEPLK